The following proteins are co-located in the Merismopedia glauca CCAP 1448/3 genome:
- a CDS encoding CPXCG motif-containing cysteine-rich protein, whose translation MQNTAEYICAYCGETNLTFVDLSAGTQQSYVEDCQVCCQPNVLFIYLDEDTLEIEINSEPES comes from the coding sequence ATGCAGAATACGGCTGAATATATCTGTGCTTACTGTGGTGAAACCAATTTGACTTTTGTTGACTTAAGTGCAGGAACCCAGCAGTCTTACGTTGAAGACTGTCAGGTTTGCTGTCAGCCTAATGTACTTTTCATTTATCTGGATGAGGATACTCTAGAGATTGAAATTAATAGTGAGCCAGAATCCTAA
- a CDS encoding NB-ARC domain-containing protein codes for MAVSEVAIKVPLSPGVEKVREQDNSFSNQILILFSAPLLNEDLSPVENLSIQKEIDAIALVLENISHPIAVEIVVKVATSQTLQDVLSSRVKPLIIHFIGHGMRDGNSTALMLEDEVGISRYFSEEELEIALSNHQQPPCQLALLNACHSEKLAQAFVKARVPHVIAVNAEDKILDVAARCFSRRLYQALFNQDSVANSFLSSRNAVKLDDNLKTLFNSQTLQLGVNFDEAFKFELLPQAAHNLSLIIEPTDSHQVIYPQWSNTNIPRDDPKFVGRTQQIHQVIKVLVESDRRCIALHGMGGIGKTDLAYAIARWLHERSRYKNGVWFIRLRDTDSVETLITKVKQSLELRSFALEKELKNSRMFLILDDLDKLIEKESNELIELLNSLLEQCPNLKLLLTSRDSLVRDILYCHQEEVCSMGASETREIFKKYAPPQSQWGNADLVSDFNLLVKFLDGYPLPIKLAASYMAENQCTLKMLCEDLNIEPLDILDAYSYEERKERSLRITLELSFRKLSVEAQDIFPFLAFFPSGLSLDLVRDIKGRSGHKALMELLKFSMAEKSTTADDWRVTLPEPARTYAQSKLQEGRRIDYLAPLVLDFYYSKFCDTVLQLFGSGNNKKGQELLLQENSNLILFLEWGYDHENTSDAICRSARITASLSPYWRWIEPNQDPLKRLDLALAAAQRNQDREGEDFVRKAIAALASRGEFKDVQALRQGSDGLESFEFETVKVNLLGEIIERETKQAEYFSETLPNDISLEMVAIPGGTFIMGSLEGKGYDSEKPQHEVTVPSFYMSKYPVTQAQWRAIASDTDLRIERDLNLPTQV; via the coding sequence ATGGCTGTCTCGGAAGTAGCAATCAAAGTTCCCCTGAGTCCAGGGGTTGAAAAAGTTCGCGAACAAGATAATTCCTTCAGCAATCAAATTCTGATCTTGTTTTCAGCCCCTTTGCTCAATGAAGATTTATCACCAGTAGAAAATTTATCGATCCAGAAAGAAATTGATGCGATCGCTTTAGTATTAGAGAATATATCTCATCCTATAGCAGTGGAAATAGTGGTGAAAGTAGCCACATCACAAACTCTACAAGATGTGTTATCTAGCCGCGTTAAACCACTGATTATTCATTTTATTGGTCATGGGATGAGAGATGGGAATAGTACAGCCCTAATGTTAGAAGATGAGGTAGGAATTAGTCGTTATTTTAGTGAAGAAGAACTAGAAATTGCCTTATCAAATCATCAACAACCACCTTGTCAATTAGCATTATTAAATGCCTGTCATTCAGAAAAGTTGGCTCAAGCTTTTGTAAAAGCAAGAGTACCTCATGTAATTGCGGTTAACGCTGAAGATAAAATTCTAGATGTTGCAGCCCGATGTTTTTCTCGACGACTTTATCAAGCATTATTCAATCAAGATTCAGTTGCCAATAGTTTTCTATCGAGTCGTAATGCAGTTAAACTTGATGATAATTTGAAAACGCTTTTTAACTCTCAGACTTTGCAGCTAGGAGTTAATTTTGATGAAGCTTTCAAATTTGAATTGTTACCCCAAGCTGCTCACAATCTATCGCTAATTATAGAACCAACTGACTCACACCAGGTTATCTATCCCCAGTGGTCAAATACAAATATTCCCCGTGACGATCCAAAGTTTGTCGGACGCACACAACAAATACATCAAGTAATTAAAGTGCTGGTAGAGTCAGATCGACGTTGTATTGCTCTTCATGGTATGGGAGGAATAGGAAAAACTGATTTAGCTTATGCCATTGCTAGGTGGTTACATGAAAGATCGCGCTATAAAAATGGAGTTTGGTTTATTCGTTTGCGCGATACTGATTCTGTCGAAACGCTGATTACCAAAGTTAAACAGAGTCTTGAATTAAGGAGTTTTGCTTTAGAAAAAGAGTTAAAAAATAGTCGAATGTTTTTGATTCTAGATGATTTGGATAAGTTGATTGAGAAAGAATCCAATGAACTAATTGAACTGTTAAACTCGCTTTTAGAACAATGTCCTAATTTAAAACTGTTGTTAACTTCTCGTGATTCTCTAGTCAGAGATATTCTTTATTGCCATCAAGAAGAAGTTTGCAGCATGGGAGCATCAGAAACAAGAGAGATATTTAAAAAGTATGCTCCACCACAATCGCAATGGGGTAATGCTGATTTAGTGTCAGATTTTAATCTTCTGGTGAAGTTTCTCGATGGCTATCCCTTACCTATTAAATTAGCAGCATCTTATATGGCAGAAAATCAATGTACTCTGAAGATGCTGTGTGAAGACTTGAACATTGAACCATTAGACATTCTCGATGCTTATTCTTATGAAGAAAGAAAAGAAAGAAGTCTGCGGATAACTTTGGAGCTTTCGTTCAGGAAGCTATCAGTTGAAGCTCAAGATATATTTCCTTTTTTGGCTTTCTTTCCAAGTGGGTTGAGCCTCGATCTAGTTAGGGATATTAAGGGTAGAAGTGGTCACAAAGCTTTGATGGAATTGCTCAAGTTTTCTATGGCAGAAAAGTCTACTACTGCTGACGATTGGAGAGTAACTTTACCCGAACCTGCTCGTACTTACGCACAAAGTAAATTGCAGGAAGGAAGAAGAATTGACTATCTTGCTCCTCTAGTTTTGGATTTTTATTATAGTAAGTTTTGTGACACAGTTCTCCAGCTTTTTGGCAGTGGAAATAATAAAAAAGGGCAGGAGTTGCTTCTGCAAGAAAACTCAAATTTAATCTTGTTTCTTGAATGGGGTTATGACCATGAAAATACTTCAGATGCAATCTGTCGGAGTGCTAGAATTACAGCTTCATTGAGTCCTTATTGGCGTTGGATTGAACCCAATCAAGACCCTTTGAAGAGATTGGATTTGGCTTTAGCAGCAGCCCAAAGAAATCAGGATCGAGAGGGAGAAGATTTCGTTAGAAAGGCTATTGCTGCTTTGGCTTCTAGAGGAGAATTTAAAGATGTTCAAGCTTTGAGACAAGGAAGTGATGGGCTAGAATCCTTTGAGTTTGAAACAGTTAAAGTTAACCTTCTTGGGGAAATTATTGAGCGAGAAACAAAACAAGCTGAATACTTCAGTGAAACTCTGCCTAACGATATCTCTCTAGAAATGGTAGCAATTCCAGGTGGCACATTTATCATGGGTTCGCTAGAAGGAAAAGGCTATGACTCAGAAAAACCCCAACATGAAGTGACTGTTCCATCTTTCTACATGAGCAAATATCCGGTAACCCAGGCACAATGGAGAGCGATCGCCTCTGACACAGATTTGAGGATCGAACGCGACCTTAACCTGCCTACGCAGGTTTAA
- a CDS encoding PhzF family phenazine biosynthesis protein: MGQKISQVNAFTNLPFAGNPAGVCILSAPQLSEWMQKIAAEMNLSETAFLIKQEDGYYLRWFTPTTEVPLCGHATLASAHVLWSEGHLLPTQAANFYTQSGLLIAKKQGEWIQLDFPVNHSQAIEPFPELSQALGVPIKLAMQNSLGYLVEVESEDLVRKMQPNFELIKALPVANIIVTSLAHLGSEYDFVSRFFAPGLGINEDPVTGAAHCCLAPFWHTRLQKKEFVAYQASSRGGVVKVSYDGDESLSASDRVFLSGQAVTIGCIQK; this comes from the coding sequence ATGGGGCAAAAAATCTCTCAAGTCAACGCTTTTACGAACCTTCCGTTCGCTGGAAATCCTGCGGGTGTATGTATTTTAAGCGCACCTCAGCTATCGGAATGGATGCAAAAAATTGCGGCTGAGATGAATCTATCGGAAACAGCTTTTCTAATCAAACAGGAAGATGGATATTATCTCAGGTGGTTTACACCGACTACTGAAGTTCCTTTGTGCGGACACGCAACTTTAGCCAGCGCTCATGTATTGTGGTCAGAGGGGCATCTTTTACCAACACAAGCAGCCAATTTTTATACCCAAAGCGGGCTATTAATTGCTAAAAAACAGGGTGAATGGATTCAATTAGATTTTCCAGTCAATCATTCTCAAGCAATTGAACCTTTCCCAGAATTATCTCAGGCTTTGGGTGTCCCAATTAAATTAGCCATGCAGAATTCTTTAGGCTATTTGGTTGAGGTAGAAAGTGAGGATCTGGTGAGGAAAATGCAACCAAATTTTGAGCTAATTAAAGCTTTACCAGTAGCTAATATCATCGTTACTAGCTTAGCTCATTTAGGTTCAGAATATGACTTTGTTTCGCGATTTTTTGCCCCTGGATTGGGAATCAACGAAGATCCCGTGACGGGTGCAGCGCACTGTTGTTTGGCTCCATTTTGGCATACACGCTTACAGAAAAAGGAATTTGTTGCCTACCAAGCTTCATCTCGCGGTGGTGTCGTCAAAGTTAGCTATGATGGGGACGAGTCGCTGAGCGCCAGCGATCGCGTTTTCCTTTCTGGACAAGCTGTTACTATTGGGTGTATTCAAAAGTAG
- a CDS encoding XisI protein yields MDKLEKYRTLLKKILNEYHQWVSGSSNLTDESCLVFDETHDHYLWLFMGWEGKKKVKNIQVHVCIKDQKIWIEEDWTEAGITTDLLRQGVPNSDIVLAFHPPEERKFTEFATA; encoded by the coding sequence ATGGATAAATTAGAAAAATATCGAACCTTGCTCAAAAAAATCCTAAATGAATACCACCAATGGGTTTCTGGCTCATCAAATTTGACCGATGAAAGCTGTTTAGTATTTGATGAAACTCACGACCATTATCTCTGGTTATTTATGGGTTGGGAAGGTAAGAAAAAAGTCAAAAATATTCAAGTTCATGTCTGCATTAAAGACCAAAAAATTTGGATTGAGGAAGATTGGACAGAAGCAGGTATTACTACAGATTTATTGAGACAAGGTGTTCCAAACAGTGATATTGTTCTAGCCTTTCATCCTCCAGAAGAAAGGAAGTTTACTGAGTTTGCCACAGCTTAA
- the argZ gene encoding bifunctional arginine dihydrolase/ornithine cyclodeaminase, whose translation MSDSLRFLMCAPDHYDVDYVINPWMEGNIHKSSRDRAVEQWHHLYHIIKERAIVDLVSPEVGWPDMVFTANAGLILGKNVVLSRFFHKERQGEEPYFQQWFESQGYTVHLLPTDLPFEGAGDALLDREGFCLWAGYGFRSELDSHPYLAKWLDIEVTSLRLMDERFYHLDTCFCPLTDGYLLYYPPAFDAYSNRLIEMRVPSEKRIAVEEADAVKFACNAVNIDKTIILNQISLGLKHKLESTGFTVVETPLTEFLKAGGAAKCLTLRVTEPVRAEVCATIHLESRTIRLEGHLLDSGLINRALDKIVEAGGSFQVLKFDLGEQRQSTSSAEVKVSAPSHDVMEAILSQLIDLGAVNLPEDERDAKLEPVILAGVAPDDFYVTTIYPTEVRLNGEWVRVQNQRMDGAIAIHPQTGIARCKLLRDLEVGERVVVDIQGIRTVRKTESREQRNTQEFSFMSAGVSSERRVELVVEQVAWELRQIRDRAGKVVVTAGPVVIHTGGGEHLSRLIREGYVQALLGGNAIAVHDMEQSMLGTSLGVDMKRGVAVRGGHRHHLKVINHVRRCGSIAQAVEQGIIPSGVMYECVKNNVPFSLAGSIRDDGPLPDTEMDLIKAQQDYARLLEGAEMILMLSSMLHSIGVGNMTAAGVKMVCVDINPAVVTKLSDRGSVESVGVVTDVGLFLSLLVQQLDKLTSRYQTLV comes from the coding sequence ATGAGTGACTCGCTCCGGTTTTTGATGTGCGCTCCCGACCATTATGATGTCGATTATGTCATTAACCCTTGGATGGAGGGTAACATACATAAATCCTCCCGCGATCGCGCCGTAGAACAATGGCATCATCTCTATCACATCATTAAAGAACGAGCTATTGTCGATCTAGTCAGCCCCGAAGTAGGTTGGCCTGATATGGTATTTACGGCAAACGCTGGGTTAATATTAGGGAAAAATGTCGTATTAAGTAGGTTTTTCCATAAAGAACGTCAAGGCGAAGAACCATACTTCCAACAGTGGTTTGAATCTCAAGGCTATACAGTTCATCTTTTACCTACAGACTTACCCTTTGAAGGCGCAGGAGATGCTTTACTAGATCGCGAAGGCTTTTGTTTATGGGCGGGATATGGTTTCCGTTCGGAACTAGATTCTCATCCCTATCTGGCGAAGTGGCTAGATATTGAAGTCACGTCTCTACGGTTAATGGATGAGAGATTTTATCACCTAGATACCTGTTTTTGTCCCCTGACAGATGGCTATTTACTCTACTATCCCCCAGCTTTTGATGCTTATTCTAACCGCCTGATCGAGATGCGGGTTCCTTCAGAAAAACGGATTGCAGTAGAGGAAGCAGATGCGGTTAAATTTGCTTGTAATGCAGTAAATATTGATAAAACCATCATTCTCAACCAAATTAGTCTGGGTTTAAAACATAAACTCGAATCCACAGGATTTACCGTCGTGGAAACTCCTCTAACTGAGTTTCTTAAAGCCGGAGGTGCGGCGAAATGTTTAACTTTGAGGGTGACAGAACCAGTGCGCGCCGAAGTTTGCGCTACTATTCACCTCGAAAGTCGCACAATTAGGCTAGAAGGACATTTACTGGATTCTGGATTAATTAATCGCGCCTTAGATAAGATTGTGGAAGCTGGGGGTAGCTTCCAAGTGTTGAAATTTGACTTGGGAGAACAACGCCAAAGTACCTCGTCAGCAGAAGTCAAGGTATCTGCACCTTCTCACGATGTGATGGAAGCAATTCTGTCTCAATTAATCGATTTGGGTGCGGTTAACCTACCCGAAGATGAAAGAGATGCAAAACTAGAACCCGTTATTTTGGCTGGTGTGGCTCCCGATGACTTTTACGTAACCACGATTTACCCAACCGAAGTAAGATTGAATGGAGAGTGGGTTAGAGTCCAAAATCAGCGCATGGATGGTGCGATCGCGATTCACCCTCAAACTGGTATCGCTAGATGCAAGTTATTGCGAGATTTAGAAGTTGGAGAACGAGTAGTCGTAGATATCCAAGGAATTCGCACTGTTAGGAAGACAGAATCTAGAGAACAGCGCAATACCCAAGAATTTAGTTTCATGTCTGCGGGTGTCTCTAGCGAAAGACGGGTGGAATTAGTAGTAGAACAAGTCGCTTGGGAACTGAGACAAATCCGCGATCGCGCAGGTAAAGTTGTAGTTACAGCAGGCCCTGTGGTGATTCATACTGGAGGAGGAGAGCATCTATCTAGGTTGATCCGAGAAGGCTACGTCCAAGCTTTATTAGGGGGAAATGCGATCGCCGTTCACGACATGGAACAATCTATGTTAGGAACATCCCTCGGTGTAGATATGAAACGTGGTGTAGCCGTTCGCGGAGGACATCGCCACCACCTGAAAGTGATTAACCACGTCCGTCGTTGTGGTAGCATTGCCCAAGCCGTAGAGCAAGGAATTATCCCCTCTGGCGTGATGTATGAATGCGTCAAGAATAATGTTCCCTTCAGTTTAGCTGGTTCCATCCGCGATGATGGCCCCTTACCAGATACCGAGATGGATCTAATTAAAGCTCAACAGGACTATGCAAGGCTCTTGGAGGGTGCAGAAATGATTTTAATGCTATCTTCCATGTTGCACTCCATTGGCGTGGGGAATATGACTGCTGCGGGGGTGAAGATGGTATGCGTCGATATTAACCCAGCCGTAGTTACCAAATTAAGCGATCGCGGTTCGGTTGAATCAGTTGGTGTTGTCACCGATGTCGGTTTATTCCTCAGCCTTTTGGTACAGCAGTTAGATAAACTTACCAGTCGCTACCAAACTCTAGTTTAA
- the psaX gene encoding photosystem I protein PsaX, with protein sequence MATDTKENPQTAQPSNVIPGLIIFLSINFLVAAMYFGILNP encoded by the coding sequence ATGGCAACCGACACCAAAGAAAATCCCCAAACCGCACAGCCATCTAATGTGATTCCTGGATTGATCATTTTCTTATCTATCAACTTTTTAGTAGCGGCGATGTATTTTGGCATCCTTAATCCTTAG
- a CDS encoding M23 family metallopeptidase, which produces MISNRLFKLRKATHPKKVRIGEVLLRKNLISEEQLQQALLSQNQTGKKLGDVLISEGIITNRQLEQALNTQYRQNLTATFLVSLGAFASTVPQVAVAQFSSIPRHAQIQSINKSQPNQESSRSNINYLPNNKPLDNSPPRNEINQVNISSLDSTSLAANLQPTESNPLNGFLYPFNHYRPMSQSYNGTTHRGRMSYARDIAAAIGTPVFAMRSGTVVGIEDRFPDTGGGRENMTKFNYVWIEHDGGYRSAYLHLKQGFTSSINIKVGDRIRGGQLIGFSGNSGWSSGPHLHVEVHKYEDNHNFGQTVPFNLTMWSPSRVARQ; this is translated from the coding sequence ATGATCAGCAATCGGTTATTTAAACTTAGAAAAGCTACTCATCCCAAAAAGGTTAGAATTGGCGAAGTCCTGCTGAGGAAAAACCTTATTTCTGAAGAGCAACTTCAGCAAGCTCTTTTATCTCAAAATCAAACGGGTAAAAAACTAGGTGATGTTCTGATCTCTGAAGGAATCATCACTAATCGCCAATTAGAACAAGCTTTAAATACGCAATATCGGCAAAATTTAACAGCCACATTTTTGGTTTCATTAGGAGCTTTTGCTAGCACAGTTCCCCAAGTAGCTGTAGCCCAGTTTAGCTCTATTCCGCGTCATGCTCAAATTCAAAGTATCAATAAATCTCAGCCTAATCAAGAATCATCTCGCTCTAATATCAATTATTTACCTAATAATAAGCCTTTAGATAATTCGCCGCCTAGAAATGAGATTAATCAAGTCAATATTAGTAGTTTAGATAGTACTTCTTTAGCAGCTAATTTACAACCGACAGAAAGTAATCCATTAAATGGATTTCTGTACCCATTTAATCACTACCGCCCCATGTCCCAATCATACAATGGGACTACTCATAGAGGTAGAATGAGTTATGCTAGGGATATTGCGGCGGCAATTGGCACACCAGTATTTGCCATGCGTTCTGGAACTGTAGTCGGAATTGAAGACCGCTTTCCCGATACTGGAGGAGGGCGAGAAAATATGACTAAGTTTAATTATGTTTGGATTGAGCATGATGGCGGTTATCGTTCCGCTTACTTGCATCTCAAACAAGGTTTTACTTCATCGATTAATATCAAGGTAGGCGATCGCATTCGAGGTGGACAACTGATCGGTTTTAGCGGTAATTCCGGTTGGAGTAGCGGTCCTCATTTGCACGTCGAGGTGCATAAATATGAAGATAATCACAACTTTGGTCAAACAGTTCCCTTTAACTTAACTATGTGGTCCCCATCTCGTGTGGCTAGACAATAA
- a CDS encoding XisH family protein, which yields MPARDIYHNAIKNALIKDGWRITADPYKIKYKDAELFADLAAEKTIAAERDDFRIIVEIKSFLSPSPMQDFELALGQYILYRNLINLTEPEYQIYLAIRESTYENFFTRESIKEVMHMNQVLLIVVDTDQEEIRQWIN from the coding sequence ATGCCAGCTAGAGATATTTACCATAATGCTATTAAAAATGCTTTGATTAAGGATGGTTGGAGAATTACAGCAGATCCTTATAAAATCAAGTATAAAGATGCTGAACTATTTGCGGATCTAGCTGCGGAAAAAACTATAGCTGCTGAACGCGATGATTTCCGAATAATTGTTGAAATTAAAAGCTTCTTAAGTCCTTCTCCTATGCAAGATTTTGAATTAGCACTAGGTCAATATATTTTATATCGTAATTTAATTAATCTAACCGAGCCAGAATATCAAATTTACCTAGCAATTAGAGAAAGTACATATGAAAACTTTTTTACTAGAGAGTCAATTAAAGAGGTTATGCATATGAATCAAGTTTTACTCATTGTGGTTGATACAGACCAGGAGGAAATTAGACAATGGATAAATTAG
- a CDS encoding alkene reductase has product MVSLTKSASLLSSLELGDLSLRNRVVMAPMTRSRAGEERMPNALMAEHYAQRASAGLIITEATVVSQQGIGWLNTPGIYTDEQAEAWKQVVDAVHAQGTPIFLQLWHCGRASHSSFQPNGQLPVAPSAIPIQGEGIYTPIGKQPHETPRALETEEIAQIVADFRHASQLAKIAGFDGVELHSANGYLLDEFLQSRTNQRSDRYGGSIPNRYRFVREIVEAVLTVWSPNRLGIRLAPNGIYNDMGSEDFRETFLYVAEQLNTYGLAYLHLVDGLAFGFHSYGEPMTLKEFRQVFDGLIMGNCGYTQATAESAIAQGDADLISFGRDFIANPDLVERFTNGWPLSPSAEPQVWYSFDPEGYTDFPPYAETAASTTL; this is encoded by the coding sequence ATGGTTTCTTTAACAAAATCAGCTTCATTACTGAGTTCTTTGGAACTAGGGGATTTATCCCTTCGCAATCGAGTTGTGATGGCTCCCATGACGCGATCGCGCGCAGGTGAAGAACGGATGCCAAATGCTTTGATGGCAGAACATTATGCTCAAAGAGCCTCAGCCGGATTAATTATTACAGAAGCGACAGTAGTTTCTCAACAAGGTATTGGTTGGCTCAATACTCCTGGTATTTATACAGATGAGCAAGCAGAAGCCTGGAAACAGGTTGTTGATGCCGTTCATGCCCAAGGTACGCCGATTTTTCTGCAACTATGGCATTGTGGAAGAGCTTCCCACAGCAGTTTTCAACCAAACGGGCAACTCCCAGTTGCACCTTCAGCCATACCGATTCAAGGAGAAGGAATTTATACCCCCATCGGTAAGCAACCCCATGAAACGCCCCGTGCTTTAGAAACAGAAGAAATAGCTCAGATTGTGGCGGATTTTCGGCACGCCTCCCAACTCGCCAAAATAGCTGGTTTCGATGGCGTAGAATTACACTCAGCCAACGGTTATCTCCTCGATGAGTTTTTGCAGTCTCGAACCAATCAACGGAGCGATCGCTATGGTGGTAGTATTCCCAATCGCTATCGATTTGTGCGAGAAATAGTGGAGGCGGTACTAACAGTATGGTCACCTAATCGCCTGGGGATTCGATTGGCTCCCAATGGCATCTACAACGACATGGGTTCAGAGGATTTTCGGGAAACCTTTTTATATGTGGCTGAGCAGTTAAATACCTACGGATTAGCCTATCTCCATTTAGTTGATGGATTAGCCTTTGGATTTCATAGCTATGGGGAACCAATGACCTTAAAAGAGTTTCGCCAGGTGTTTGATGGTCTCATCATGGGGAACTGCGGCTACACCCAAGCTACGGCTGAAAGTGCGATCGCCCAAGGTGATGCCGATCTGATTTCCTTTGGAAGAGATTTTATCGCTAATCCCGATCTAGTAGAGCGGTTCACTAACGGATGGCCCCTAAGTCCTTCTGCTGAGCCACAAGTTTGGTATTCCTTCGATCCCGAAGGTTATACCGATTTCCCACCTTATGCAGAAACGGCGGCTTCTACCACCCTTTAA